tcctgctgtgcggcctggttcctaagGTGGGGGGAAGGACCCCTGTACTACAGAACAGCAAGCAAGTAATacaccctggggctgggggaggggggctgaggCAACTTACCTATTGCCATGAAAATCTCATTCACGTTCATCGCAGTCTTTGCTGATGTCTCCATGAACAGCAAACTGTTGTCCTCTGCATACGCTTGTGCTTCCTGATTTGGATGGAGGTGAGAAAGTGGGTGGGAGGGAAACACTGACAGGTGGCAGGGGCTGAGGCCCAGGATAAAAATCTTCCCTGATCACAGTGTCTTCCACACAATAGAGACAACACAGGGGTTTTCAGGCCTAAGGCTCCCCTGCTCTGAGTTCCCCACTTCATATACAGTACCTCTCAGCTCACACACATCAGCAGATATTTGACTCAGCTCTCCACAGAGCCATTCTGCCTTTTGGCTCTTCCAAAGCACTAGGCTAGGAAATATTTCTAGAAAGTTACCCTACAGATACTCTTGCACATTTGGACAAAAGTATGTGTATATTGACTATGGCACTGTTTCCAGTTTTGCAGTTACACACAACCTAGAACTTGGGGGAAGGGAGATGGAGTTTCTTGGGGTAGAGACCCAAATTTCATCCTATataccttcttcttttttttttttttatttattatttttttgggggtacaccaagttcaatcatctgtttttatacacatatccccatattccctcccttccttgactcccctgcCCCtggagtcccctccaccctccccgccccagtcctctaaggcatcttccatcctcgagttccTATATACTTTCTTATACTCTTTGAAATTTCCTATGTGCACATATTACAGGAAAAAGTCTCTTTTTCACTGTTTCGTTAAAAAGtcagtttacagaaaaaaataaactgaagctCCTGCTATCCGCatgcacccaccccccacccctactgACAGAGAAGGTGGAGCGGCAGACAGCACTCCCTTTAGGCCCGTGCTGGAGCCACGAGGGGACCGCAGACAGAAGCTCCCCTGCTGCCGCCCAGCGCAGCCCTTCGCAAAGCCCGAGCCCCCGGGGAAGCCCAGTGGAGCCGGCTCGTCCTCCCCGCGAGTCTGGTCCACCCCCCACCTGGAACTCCACAGCTCTCTTGCTGGCCAGGTCCGCCTTGTTGCCTGCGAGTGCAATGACGATGTTGGGGCTGGCCTGCCTCTGCAACTCCTTCACCCAGTTCTTGGCTCGTGCGAACGTATCCTGGGGAGACAGGGCCAGATCATCAACGGGACAGAGTGGGCATTCTGCCCAGCGCCACTCACTGGAGAAGCTGGAGCTGGCAGAGCCAAGGTGTCTAAGATGTCACCACCCTAAAGATTCTGGTGAGATACCCCCCAAAACCAGAGGAAATGTGCCCACACCCCATGCAGGAATAAAGGGTCGAGAAGCAAGGGGAAGTCTTTACTGTGTTGGTGATGTCGTAGACCACGATGGCGGCCTGGGCCCCCCGATAGTACATGGGGGCCAGGCTGTGATACCGCTCCTGTCCAGCTGTGTCCCAGATTTCAAACTTGACTGTTGTGTCGTCCAAGCAGACGGTCTGTGTGAGGAAGGCCGCTGGAAGAGGGAAGGTGGTGTTCTCAGGCGTGAAGGAGCCGAGAAGACACCCCCACACATCTGCACCGTGCCATCCAGGCTCCGACACTTAGGAGCCTTCTG
The DNA window shown above is from Hippopotamus amphibius kiboko isolate mHipAmp2 chromosome 17, mHipAmp2.hap2, whole genome shotgun sequence and carries:
- the RAB5C gene encoding ras-related protein Rab-5C; translated protein: MAGRGGAARPNGPAAGNKICQFKLVLLGESAVGKSSLVLRFVKGQFHEYQESTIGAAFLTQTVCLDDTTVKFEIWDTAGQERYHSLAPMYYRGAQAAIVVYDITNTDTFARAKNWVKELQRQASPNIVIALAGNKADLASKRAVEFQEAQAYAEDNSLLFMETSAKTAMNVNEIFMAIAKKLPKNESQNATGAPGRNRGVDLQENNPASRSQCCSN